In Thermospira aquatica, the following proteins share a genomic window:
- a CDS encoding glycosyltransferase family 2 protein has translation MMEKSLEGKNVWKERKVYILLPVHNRKKITEEFIKNLLHQTFKNFVLLLIDDGSTDGTSEMVLSYLPDAVIIRGKGNWWWGGALHQGYKWIKRNVHNGDDFVLMVNDDVSFNNDFLERALLYLDHHPDTLLLAQGKSMQTGEFIDTGTKVDWKNFSFRNAGEDEEIDCLATRGLFFRVKDFIKIGGFHPILLPHYLSDYEFTIRAKRKGLSLKTTSDVFLWVNEATTGYHEVKDMKKVFSKKSSINPFYLTMFIILSCPWKYKLSAFWNGVVKKSWYYLFGRSIK, from the coding sequence ATGATGGAGAAGTCTTTAGAAGGGAAAAACGTCTGGAAAGAGAGAAAGGTATATATTCTTCTCCCTGTCCATAATCGAAAAAAGATAACAGAAGAATTTATTAAAAATCTTCTTCATCAAACCTTTAAGAATTTTGTTTTGCTTCTTATTGATGATGGTTCAACGGATGGTACAAGTGAGATGGTGCTTTCGTATCTTCCAGACGCGGTTATCATTCGAGGAAAGGGAAATTGGTGGTGGGGTGGAGCCCTTCATCAGGGGTATAAGTGGATAAAACGAAATGTTCACAATGGTGATGATTTTGTATTGATGGTGAATGATGATGTTTCTTTTAATAATGATTTTCTTGAGAGAGCTCTTTTATATTTGGATCATCATCCGGATACCTTGCTCCTTGCGCAGGGGAAAAGTATGCAAACAGGGGAGTTCATCGATACAGGGACCAAAGTGGATTGGAAAAATTTCTCTTTTAGAAATGCAGGAGAAGATGAGGAGATTGATTGTCTGGCCACGAGAGGATTGTTTTTTAGGGTAAAGGATTTTATAAAAATAGGAGGGTTTCACCCGATATTGCTTCCTCATTACCTTTCTGATTATGAGTTTACGATCAGGGCAAAGAGAAAAGGATTGTCACTTAAAACGACGTCAGATGTTTTTTTGTGGGTCAATGAAGCTACTACAGGTTATCATGAAGTTAAGGATATGAAAAAGGTTTTTTCTAAAAAATCTTCCATCAATCCTTTTTATTTGACCATGTTTATCATACTCTCCTGTCCGTGGAAGTATAAACTCTCTGCTTTCTGGAATGGAGTGGTCAAGAAGAGCTGGTATTATCTTTTTGGTAGGTCTATAAAATAG
- the gmd gene encoding GDP-mannose 4,6-dehydratase, with translation MKRALITGITGQDGAYLAEFLLSKGYEVHGIKRRSSLFNTHRIDHLYQDPHEEKRNFILHYGDMTDSTNLIRIIQDVQPDEIYNLAAQSHVQVSFETPEYTANADALGTLRILEAIRILKLEKKNRFYQASTSELYGKVQAVPQNEKTPFYPRSPYAVAKLYGYWITVNYREAYGIYGCNGILFNHESPLRGETFVTRKITRAVCRIKLGLQKKLYLGNLNAKRDWGHARDYVEGMWLILQQDQPDDYVLATGETHEIREFVTMAFAEVGIPIRWKGEGVDEKGYHAETGEVLVEVDPRYFRPTEVDLLLGDATKAREKLGWKPKHTLQDLVKEMIASDMEEAKRDHLLKTEGYKTYRFQE, from the coding sequence ATGAAACGAGCACTTATTACCGGTATCACCGGACAGGATGGGGCATATCTGGCAGAGTTTCTCCTCAGCAAGGGGTATGAAGTCCATGGTATCAAAAGGCGAAGCTCTCTGTTTAATACACACCGTATTGATCATCTTTATCAGGATCCGCATGAAGAGAAGAGAAACTTTATCCTGCATTATGGGGATATGACGGATTCAACCAATTTGATTCGTATTATTCAGGATGTTCAACCTGATGAGATCTACAATCTGGCAGCTCAGTCGCATGTTCAGGTTTCCTTTGAGACGCCGGAGTATACCGCCAATGCGGATGCTTTGGGGACTCTTCGGATCCTTGAGGCTATCCGTATCCTCAAGCTGGAGAAAAAAAACCGTTTCTATCAGGCATCAACCTCTGAGTTGTATGGAAAGGTTCAGGCTGTTCCTCAGAATGAGAAAACACCTTTTTATCCCCGGAGCCCCTATGCGGTGGCCAAGCTTTATGGCTACTGGATTACCGTGAACTATCGAGAGGCGTATGGGATCTATGGGTGTAACGGGATCCTCTTTAATCATGAGAGCCCCTTGCGGGGGGAAACCTTTGTGACCCGTAAGATTACCCGGGCAGTGTGTCGTATCAAGCTGGGACTGCAGAAAAAACTTTACCTCGGGAATCTCAATGCAAAAAGAGACTGGGGACATGCCAGGGATTATGTGGAGGGGATGTGGCTTATCCTTCAGCAGGATCAGCCCGATGATTATGTCCTGGCAACAGGGGAAACCCATGAGATTCGAGAGTTCGTCACCATGGCTTTTGCCGAGGTAGGTATCCCCATTCGCTGGAAGGGCGAGGGGGTGGATGAAAAGGGGTATCATGCCGAGACAGGCGAGGTGTTGGTTGAGGTAGACCCACGATATTTTCGGCCTACTGAGGTGGATCTCCTGCTTGGGGATGCCACCAAAGCCAGAGAAAAACTTGGATGGAAGCCCAAACACACCCTTCAGGATCTTGTCAAAGAGATGATTGCTTCTGATATGGAGGAGGCAAAAAGAGACCATCTCCTGAAAACCGAAGGGTACAAGACCTATCGTTTCCAGGAGTAA
- the fcl gene encoding GDP-L-fucose synthase, with amino-acid sequence MEKNAKIYVAGHRGLVGGALLRALQQQGYTNIITRTHQELDLTRQSEVEAFFQSEKPEYVFLSAAKVGGILANATYPADFIYQNLAIAMNVIHAAYLHGVKKLLFLGSSCIYPKLCPQPIKEEYLLTSSLEPTNEAYAIAKIAGLEMARFYRKQYGVDFISAMPTNLYGPGDNFHLAHSHVIPALLRKFYEAVREQKAEVVVWGTGKPRREFLYIDDLADALIFLMNHYSDESHINVGVGEDVEIRELVEMIREISGFSGKVVYDTSKPDGTPRKLLDVSRLTSLGWKPKTSLREGLEKTYAWLVEHYDAIVAREER; translated from the coding sequence ATGGAAAAAAACGCGAAAATCTATGTTGCCGGACATCGTGGGCTGGTGGGAGGGGCTCTTCTCAGGGCTTTGCAACAGCAGGGATATACCAATATCATTACGCGAACGCATCAGGAGCTGGATCTCACGAGACAGTCGGAGGTGGAAGCTTTTTTCCAGAGTGAGAAGCCTGAGTACGTTTTTTTATCGGCGGCAAAGGTGGGAGGGATTCTCGCCAATGCGACCTATCCCGCTGACTTTATCTATCAGAATCTCGCGATAGCGATGAATGTGATTCATGCCGCGTATCTCCATGGGGTAAAAAAGCTTCTCTTTTTAGGGAGTTCCTGTATCTATCCAAAACTCTGTCCTCAACCTATCAAGGAGGAATATCTTCTGACCTCTTCTCTTGAGCCTACGAATGAGGCGTATGCGATTGCAAAAATTGCTGGTCTGGAGATGGCTCGTTTTTATCGTAAACAGTATGGTGTTGATTTTATCTCCGCTATGCCAACCAACCTCTATGGACCGGGGGATAATTTCCACCTTGCGCACTCCCATGTGATTCCCGCTCTTTTGCGGAAATTCTATGAAGCAGTGCGGGAACAGAAAGCTGAGGTGGTGGTATGGGGAACAGGGAAACCCCGTCGGGAGTTTCTCTATATTGACGATCTGGCTGATGCCCTCATTTTTTTGATGAATCATTACAGTGATGAGAGTCATATCAATGTGGGCGTTGGCGAAGATGTGGAAATCCGTGAGCTTGTGGAGATGATACGGGAGATAAGTGGTTTTTCTGGAAAAGTGGTGTATGATACGTCGAAACCGGACGGAACCCCGCGAAAACTCCTCGATGTGAGTCGGCTTACTTCCCTTGGATGGAAGCCCAAAACCTCTCTTCGCGAGGGGCTAGAAAAAACGTATGCGTGGCTTGTGGAGCATTATGATGCCATTGTTGCGCGGGAGGAACGATGA
- a CDS encoding glycosyltransferase family 2 protein encodes MRKKILVIIPAYNEEKAIGKVIEDLLKYFPEGDILVVNDGSRDNTSAVASQYEGVTVVNLPVNLGIGGAVQTGFKYAARYGYDIAIQFDGDGQHLAEEIPLLLKRMEELQADMVIGSRFLSPDVDTFRSTMGRRIGIKIFEWINSLLIRQRVTDNTSGFRAFNREAILFLAENYPVDYPEPEAVILLGRNRFKIGEVQVKMRERQGGHSSIFGWRSAYYMIKVLVSIFLVALRYRVR; translated from the coding sequence ATGAGAAAAAAGATCCTGGTGATTATCCCTGCCTATAATGAAGAAAAGGCGATTGGCAAGGTGATAGAGGATCTTTTGAAGTATTTTCCGGAAGGGGATATTCTGGTTGTGAACGATGGTTCCCGGGATAATACCTCGGCTGTAGCTTCTCAGTATGAGGGGGTGACCGTGGTGAATCTGCCGGTGAATCTCGGGATTGGAGGGGCTGTTCAAACAGGCTTCAAATACGCTGCCCGGTATGGATATGATATAGCGATCCAGTTTGATGGGGATGGGCAGCATCTTGCAGAAGAGATCCCTTTGCTTTTGAAACGTATGGAAGAACTCCAGGCCGATATGGTTATTGGGTCCCGTTTTCTCAGTCCCGATGTGGATACTTTTCGTTCGACCATGGGGCGCAGGATAGGAATAAAAATCTTTGAATGGATAAATTCTCTTTTGATCAGACAACGGGTCACCGATAATACCTCGGGTTTTCGTGCCTTTAACCGTGAGGCTATCCTCTTTTTGGCGGAGAACTATCCCGTCGACTACCCTGAACCTGAAGCGGTGATTCTTCTTGGAAGGAATCGTTTTAAGATTGGAGAGGTGCAGGTAAAGATGCGAGAAAGGCAGGGGGGACACTCTTCTATCTTTGGCTGGAGATCCGCGTATTATATGATAAAGGTACTTGTTTCTATCTTTCTTGTAGCGCTTCGGTATCGGGTGAGGTGA
- a CDS encoding DUF2304 domain-containing protein codes for MTRVQLVAIAGSLLYLFVIFPLVFKKKIREEYALLWLFFGFVLLILSLWREALHFLSSLVGIYYPPTFLLLVLIGAIVLILVQYSVVISKLTSRIIELTQELGLTKMELEKLRKEHKQETKK; via the coding sequence ATGACAAGGGTTCAATTGGTAGCCATTGCGGGAAGTTTACTGTATTTGTTTGTTATTTTTCCGTTAGTTTTTAAAAAGAAGATTCGCGAAGAGTATGCTCTGTTGTGGCTTTTTTTTGGGTTTGTGCTTTTGATTCTTTCTTTGTGGCGTGAGGCATTGCACTTTCTCTCCTCACTTGTAGGGATTTATTATCCTCCGACATTTCTTCTTCTTGTGCTCATCGGGGCTATTGTTCTTATTCTTGTTCAGTATTCTGTGGTGATTTCCAAACTTACGTCACGAATAATTGAGCTTACGCAGGAGCTTGGTCTCACAAAGATGGAGCTGGAGAAACTCAGAAAAGAGCATAAGCAGGAGACAAAAAAATGA
- a CDS encoding glycosyltransferase family 2 protein gives MKISVVIPSYNQGRFIRQTIDSILAQEGDIEVFVADGGSTDETVEILKSYGQKIQWVSEKDKGQTDAINKGLSRVTGDIVAYINSDDFYMPGVFNKVREVFATHPGVMWVTGDALIVDEEGKEIQRGVRFYKRVLRRLPFPWILYITNPIVQPSTFWRRSLVEEIGLFRQDKHYTMDYDYWLRIIRYYKPYILVEPLSAFRIHGLSKGGRQYEKQFQEDWETVREHCTNPFFLFLHAIHNSLIVGMYRMMKG, from the coding sequence ATGAAGATTTCTGTGGTTATTCCTTCATACAATCAGGGACGATTCATTCGTCAGACGATAGACAGCATTCTTGCTCAGGAGGGGGATATTGAGGTTTTTGTGGCTGATGGGGGGTCTACCGATGAGACGGTCGAGATCTTAAAAAGTTATGGGCAAAAAATTCAGTGGGTTTCTGAAAAGGATAAAGGACAGACCGATGCCATTAACAAAGGGCTCTCTCGTGTCACGGGAGATATTGTTGCCTATATCAACTCGGATGATTTTTATATGCCTGGTGTTTTTAACAAAGTGCGGGAGGTTTTTGCAACTCATCCTGGGGTAATGTGGGTCACGGGAGACGCTTTGATAGTTGACGAAGAGGGAAAAGAAATTCAACGCGGGGTAAGGTTCTACAAAAGGGTTTTGCGAAGGTTGCCTTTTCCGTGGATCTTGTATATTACCAATCCTATAGTCCAGCCAAGTACTTTCTGGAGGCGCAGTCTTGTTGAAGAAATCGGGCTTTTTCGCCAGGATAAGCACTATACCATGGACTATGATTACTGGTTACGAATTATTCGTTATTACAAGCCGTATATTTTGGTGGAACCTCTCTCGGCTTTTCGGATTCATGGTCTTTCCAAGGGTGGAAGACAGTATGAAAAACAGTTTCAAGAGGACTGGGAGACAGTCCGGGAACATTGTACCAATCCCTTTTTCTTGTTCCTTCACGCTATCCACAATAGCCTGATTGTGGGGATGTATCGGATGATGAAAGGATGA
- a CDS encoding O-antigen ligase family protein translates to MQKMMSSLRWVLLWLIFAMGSMDIFGVFHVKGFTVRWVLFLMAAFVLLEGTRLFREKKWHFSWWWGWLVAIAFFHTLFSFMSPAIFRGLGYAVWLWLFVLWVVVLSHISREEGIFAKLVVVYVTSFLPAMIVGWLQWVIPSLAWSDSFLWKSQGALGITAYHALHRVNGWNYEPSYFATYLLPIFPLLVSLIVHQRGKERIFTAVFFLFAALMLFLTTSRMGWLAGSIFLVGSLGIWGARKLFQTKNKRLLPYLWIGVGMAVVMVVLLGVGFSSFRNLFVKVLKWSFVERLEGMQHTLKVFFTHPWRGVGLGGVAGAIAQLQQGIVPQGGEVKAFEGMNVLFEYMAAFGVWGMFLLGGFLGSVLVLLRRWWDKLSSWEKGIGIGLFAGLGLQVFLLLFNQNILRVYVWNHVAMVGAFLATMEAPGKEEIEEKESQLFSLPVWFSSFLLAVVVASLFVTGYVFQPIRVKVYGGDFQWRFAKGIEPIQAKIFYVVHEVIIKDIIPSGVPVVSNTTTFSFKDSYSLSKTFFTKEEISQVYSGWKDSFHLQEKYFRERVEEGDTYLREIDPHYLDSPENFYRAMNALLEKDEIFATWAQKYPLSDLTHFYLNKKRKTPGEKVRFHRLVLEDVFPFLPSNLEEHRIRYYLVELSCTFVDLPANQSEQTNMLFSSAITNIRWDTSLGVIETPVEIFPVRFLRKDERVFRVFWEFSPMYWKLQAIHYRNLFTVLVVGVFVLTWGLSYLWFKKLAKREQRWEKR, encoded by the coding sequence ATGCAAAAAATGATGTCTTCTCTTCGCTGGGTGCTTCTCTGGCTTATCTTTGCGATGGGTTCGATGGATATTTTTGGGGTTTTTCATGTGAAAGGGTTTACCGTACGGTGGGTTTTGTTTTTGATGGCGGCGTTTGTTCTTTTGGAGGGGACGAGGCTTTTTCGGGAGAAAAAATGGCACTTCTCATGGTGGTGGGGCTGGCTCGTTGCGATCGCTTTTTTTCATACGCTTTTTTCTTTTATGAGTCCCGCAATCTTTCGTGGTCTGGGGTATGCTGTATGGCTCTGGCTTTTTGTCTTGTGGGTTGTTGTTCTTTCCCATATATCCAGGGAAGAAGGTATCTTTGCAAAACTGGTGGTGGTATATGTGACGTCGTTTCTCCCTGCGATGATAGTGGGATGGCTCCAGTGGGTTATCCCCTCCCTTGCCTGGAGTGACAGCTTTCTCTGGAAATCCCAGGGGGCTCTCGGGATAACGGCTTACCATGCTCTTCACCGAGTGAACGGCTGGAACTATGAGCCTTCGTATTTTGCGACGTATCTGCTTCCGATTTTTCCGCTTCTTGTTTCCCTTATCGTTCATCAGAGGGGAAAAGAGCGTATTTTTACAGCTGTTTTTTTTCTTTTTGCGGCTTTGATGCTTTTCTTGACAACTTCTCGGATGGGGTGGCTTGCGGGAAGCATATTTCTTGTGGGAAGTCTGGGAATATGGGGGGCAAGGAAACTTTTTCAGACGAAAAACAAGCGTCTTCTCCCTTATCTCTGGATAGGAGTGGGAATGGCCGTAGTGATGGTGGTTCTTTTGGGGGTAGGATTTTCGTCTTTTCGAAATCTTTTTGTGAAGGTGTTAAAATGGTCGTTTGTTGAACGGCTTGAGGGGATGCAACATACGCTCAAGGTGTTTTTTACGCATCCGTGGAGGGGTGTGGGACTCGGTGGGGTTGCCGGGGCTATCGCTCAGCTTCAGCAGGGGATAGTGCCCCAGGGGGGAGAAGTCAAGGCGTTTGAAGGGATGAACGTGCTTTTTGAGTATATGGCTGCGTTTGGAGTGTGGGGGATGTTTCTTCTCGGAGGTTTTTTGGGAAGCGTGCTTGTTCTTTTGAGACGATGGTGGGACAAGCTTTCTTCATGGGAGAAAGGGATAGGGATAGGGCTTTTTGCTGGTCTTGGGCTCCAGGTGTTTCTTTTGCTTTTCAATCAGAATATTCTCCGGGTGTATGTGTGGAATCATGTGGCGATGGTTGGGGCTTTTCTTGCTACCATGGAAGCCCCGGGGAAAGAAGAGATAGAGGAAAAAGAATCTCAACTTTTCTCTTTGCCTGTGTGGTTCTCCTCGTTTCTTTTAGCCGTAGTGGTAGCGTCTCTTTTTGTCACGGGGTATGTCTTTCAACCGATACGGGTAAAGGTCTATGGGGGGGACTTCCAGTGGAGATTTGCGAAAGGGATAGAACCCATACAGGCGAAAATTTTTTATGTAGTACATGAGGTAATCATTAAGGATATTATTCCTTCGGGTGTTCCTGTTGTAAGTAATACAACCACATTTTCTTTCAAAGATTCGTATTCTCTTTCAAAGACTTTTTTCACAAAAGAGGAGATTTCACAGGTTTATTCCGGGTGGAAAGATAGTTTTCATCTTCAAGAAAAATACTTCCGTGAAAGAGTTGAAGAAGGGGATACATATCTTCGAGAAATCGATCCTCACTATCTCGATAGTCCCGAAAACTTTTACCGGGCGATGAATGCTTTACTCGAGAAGGATGAGATTTTTGCCACGTGGGCTCAGAAGTATCCTCTCTCGGATCTTACGCATTTTTATCTGAACAAGAAAAGAAAAACTCCCGGTGAAAAAGTGCGCTTTCACCGATTGGTACTGGAGGATGTTTTTCCTTTTCTTCCTTCTAATCTTGAAGAGCATAGAATACGCTACTATCTTGTTGAACTGTCGTGCACTTTTGTTGATCTTCCGGCAAACCAGAGTGAGCAGACCAATATGCTTTTTTCCAGTGCTATAACGAATATTCGGTGGGATACCAGCCTAGGAGTGATAGAGACGCCTGTGGAGATTTTTCCCGTACGCTTTTTAAGGAAGGATGAGAGAGTTTTTCGTGTTTTTTGGGAATTTTCTCCGATGTATTGGAAACTTCAGGCCATTCATTACCGAAACCTTTTTACGGTTTTGGTGGTGGGCGTTTTCGTTCTTACGTGGGGATTAAGCTACCTCTGGTTTAAGAAGCTTGCAAAAAGGGAGCAAAGATGGGAAAAGCGTTAA
- a CDS encoding glycosyltransferase family 4 protein has product MGKALRIGVDARPLREKKAGIGRYVEEMVNALSQRGEVELVLFSNRNVVLDEQVRGKVTIVEDKKWKYLPGTLWYLLRIPGLIQRYGIEIFWGTQHALPFTKPRGCFYVVTWHDLVYAFYPETMSWYNRLVSLLVVKRTLAVADSIVAVSETTKRDLLEHHPFVPSSKVSVIYEGKSLPDETSVTFSQQYTPYLFLLGSLEPRKNILSVLEAFRFIKEKRPDLKLVITGGRGWKKTALQNAVDRHPYRQDIVFTGYVSDETIVDLFKSCEAFLFPSLYEGFGLPLLEAEEKCPVIVNDIPVFRELGRFFENLFFCDFSEDSERVADDIFFILSGNPARLLLRGEYREIFTWEYAAQKMVQVLGMKGQ; this is encoded by the coding sequence ATGGGAAAAGCGTTAAGGATCGGGGTCGATGCCCGCCCTCTCCGGGAAAAAAAGGCAGGGATAGGACGGTATGTTGAGGAGATGGTGAATGCACTTTCTCAGCGGGGAGAGGTGGAATTGGTGCTTTTTTCAAACAGAAATGTCGTCCTTGACGAACAGGTCAGAGGGAAGGTGACCATCGTTGAAGATAAAAAATGGAAGTATCTGCCTGGAACCCTGTGGTATCTTTTGCGTATACCAGGGCTTATCCAGCGGTATGGAATCGAGATTTTCTGGGGAACGCAACATGCCCTGCCTTTCACAAAGCCCCGGGGGTGCTTTTATGTGGTGACGTGGCATGATCTTGTGTATGCGTTCTACCCGGAAACCATGTCATGGTACAACCGTCTTGTTTCTTTGCTTGTTGTAAAAAGGACCCTGGCTGTAGCAGACAGTATTGTTGCCGTTTCAGAAACAACAAAACGCGATCTGCTTGAGCATCATCCGTTTGTTCCCTCGTCAAAGGTGTCGGTAATCTATGAGGGGAAGTCTCTGCCCGATGAAACCAGTGTCACTTTTTCCCAGCAGTATACTCCTTATCTTTTTTTGCTGGGTTCTTTAGAACCAAGGAAAAACATCCTCTCTGTTCTTGAGGCTTTTCGCTTTATCAAAGAAAAACGTCCTGATCTGAAGCTTGTGATCACCGGGGGAAGAGGATGGAAAAAAACGGCGCTCCAGAACGCGGTAGATCGTCATCCGTACCGGCAGGATATTGTGTTTACGGGGTATGTGTCCGATGAGACGATCGTGGACTTATTCAAATCGTGTGAAGCGTTTCTCTTTCCTTCCCTGTATGAGGGATTTGGGCTTCCTCTTCTTGAAGCCGAGGAGAAATGCCCTGTGATTGTGAATGATATCCCTGTTTTTCGGGAGCTTGGGAGGTTTTTTGAAAACCTTTTCTTTTGTGATTTCTCAGAAGATTCAGAGAGAGTTGCTGATGACATTTTCTTTATTCTTTCGGGGAATCCAGCAAGACTTCTCCTTCGTGGGGAATATCGGGAGATATTTACCTGGGAGTATGCTGCTCAAAAGATGGTACAAGTATTGGGTATGAAAGGACAGTAG
- a CDS encoding glycosyltransferase family 2 protein has translation MEISKPLYISVIIVNYNTRELTLACLASLYSYTEGVSFEVIVVDNASNDGSGEAIRKHFPQTKLIINSENLGFGVANNIGIQHSRGKYIFMLNSDTLLKNNALKIFYDFMEAHPEIGACGGWLKDTQGKTIHSYGRFPYLGWQVPEILRDGFLLTLELPFLRWLKKLRKQKKNSINVNTTEETTEIYPVDYIVGADFFVRKSVLDQVGLFDPYFFLYFEETDLQYRMAQKNIPRVLIKEPFVVHLEGQSSSPKSMRSYTLSKVSALRFYRKHYGFLRSAVLWVVYILVAGWIFFINLFVKRYSIKETWLHGLSMLTVDYAWVLPFLKKKRGEK, from the coding sequence ATGGAGATAAGTAAACCTTTGTATATCAGTGTCATTATAGTAAACTACAATACACGTGAACTTACATTGGCCTGTCTAGCCTCCTTATATTCTTATACTGAAGGGGTATCTTTTGAAGTGATAGTGGTAGACAATGCTTCAAATGATGGAAGTGGAGAGGCTATTCGTAAGCACTTTCCACAAACAAAGCTTATTATAAATTCTGAAAACCTTGGGTTTGGTGTGGCTAATAACATTGGTATTCAACATTCAAGGGGTAAATATATTTTCATGCTTAATTCTGATACCCTACTTAAGAACAACGCCCTCAAGATATTTTATGATTTTATGGAAGCACACCCTGAAATCGGAGCTTGTGGTGGGTGGTTAAAGGATACACAGGGTAAAACCATACATTCGTATGGCCGTTTTCCATATCTTGGTTGGCAAGTGCCAGAAATTCTTAGAGATGGGTTTTTACTTACTCTTGAGTTGCCATTTTTACGATGGTTAAAAAAGCTTAGAAAACAGAAAAAAAATAGCATAAATGTAAATACAACAGAAGAAACAACCGAAATCTATCCTGTAGATTATATTGTCGGGGCAGATTTTTTTGTTCGTAAGAGTGTTCTTGATCAAGTTGGTCTGTTTGATCCGTATTTTTTCCTCTATTTTGAAGAAACCGATTTACAATATCGTATGGCCCAGAAAAACATCCCTCGAGTTCTTATAAAAGAACCTTTCGTTGTGCACCTTGAAGGGCAAAGTAGTTCTCCAAAAAGTATGCGAAGTTATACGTTATCGAAGGTGAGTGCTTTGCGTTTTTATCGAAAGCATTATGGTTTTTTGCGGAGCGCGGTTTTGTGGGTAGTGTATATCCTGGTAGCAGGATGGATATTTTTTATAAACCTTTTTGTCAAAAGGTATAGCATAAAAGAGACATGGCTTCATGGGTTGTCCATGCTCACGGTGGATTATGCATGGGTTTTGCCTTTTTTGAAGAAAAAAAGGGGAGAAAAATGA
- a CDS encoding glycosyltransferase family 4 protein encodes MTREKKRVLSCPSDFSFMVHPERIEWFCRDTLLKQKGYSLLLVAPYNETLREKNPEQFELFLSRCREIYDDVFLFPMRRGMKDIFSPIPLQAKKRSPRGKDMTSLQKWLAGYLGQIVGVLIEISFTFEVVKPLLKSFKEKHIPVLLRMENIERDFFWYHYKRVSLQQKLFDPHSWIQLMDVLKLSWYEPSVIKKVDGVFCLSTKDTEWCLKKRKDGVFFIPYWYQLPQTREQPLSVEEEQILQELEKKYHKNKILFLVNNFRDGYNTKEVRWFIEKVFPAIKQKVPESVFLFGGYEVTKYFCGKDLPEGVEMLVDIPSVKPYMKRADLIPLLTKAPVGVKIKLVEALFYHKNVVSFPEGVSCSGVESLLPVARTKEEWISSCLTILRGEKDCAQAWEKFDELYDHKKNIDFLERFFKE; translated from the coding sequence ATGACAAGAGAGAAAAAACGCGTGCTTTCCTGTCCTTCGGACTTTAGTTTTATGGTACATCCTGAGAGGATAGAATGGTTCTGTCGGGATACACTTTTGAAGCAGAAGGGGTATTCTCTTCTCCTGGTTGCTCCTTATAATGAAACACTTCGCGAAAAAAATCCCGAGCAGTTTGAGCTTTTTTTGTCACGATGTCGTGAGATCTATGATGATGTTTTTCTTTTTCCTATGAGACGGGGGATGAAAGATATTTTTTCTCCCATTCCCCTTCAAGCAAAGAAAAGAAGCCCGAGGGGGAAAGACATGACTTCTCTCCAAAAGTGGCTGGCGGGGTATCTTGGCCAGATAGTGGGCGTACTTATTGAGATTAGCTTCACTTTTGAGGTGGTAAAGCCTTTGCTAAAGAGTTTTAAAGAGAAGCATATACCTGTCCTTCTTCGTATGGAAAATATAGAAAGGGATTTTTTCTGGTATCATTACAAGAGAGTTTCTCTTCAACAGAAGCTTTTTGATCCTCATAGCTGGATTCAGCTGATGGATGTGCTCAAGCTTAGCTGGTACGAACCATCCGTGATAAAAAAAGTAGACGGGGTTTTTTGTCTTTCTACGAAAGATACAGAGTGGTGTCTGAAAAAACGAAAAGATGGGGTGTTTTTTATCCCTTATTGGTACCAACTCCCCCAAACCAGGGAACAACCGCTGTCAGTGGAGGAAGAGCAGATCCTGCAAGAACTTGAGAAAAAATACCACAAAAATAAGATCCTTTTTCTTGTGAATAACTTTCGTGATGGATATAATACAAAAGAGGTCAGATGGTTTATTGAAAAGGTTTTTCCTGCTATCAAACAAAAGGTGCCTGAGAGTGTCTTTTTGTTTGGGGGATATGAGGTGACAAAGTACTTTTGCGGTAAGGATCTCCCCGAGGGAGTTGAGATGCTTGTGGACATCCCCTCGGTAAAACCGTACATGAAACGGGCAGATCTCATTCCTCTTCTCACCAAAGCTCCCGTAGGGGTTAAGATCAAGCTGGTAGAGGCGCTTTTTTACCATAAGAATGTGGTAAGTTTTCCTGAGGGGGTGAGTTGTTCTGGTGTTGAGTCTTTGCTCCCTGTGGCAAGAACGAAAGAAGAGTGGATTTCCTCGTGTCTGACTATCCTGAGAGGGGAAAAAGATTGCGCGCAGGCATGGGAGAAATTTGATGAGCTTTACGATCATAAAAAGAATATTGATTTTCTCGAGAGATTTTTTAAGGAGTAA